The uncultured Sphaerochaeta sp. genome includes the window CCCAGAAGGCACTGATGAAGGACAATAACTCTGAGGACGTGAGTGCAGAAGAGATTGGGGCTCTCACCGGTTTCGATCCTGAGCATGTAGGTAACTTGCTCGCCATCAGCCGGGATATGGTTAGCCTCGATGCACCCATCTTCAATGATGGAAGTGCAAGTAATATTGGTGATTTCATAGAGGATGAGTCACAGATGAGTCCTGAGGACAGTCTTCTTGAGCACTCCTTGGAAGAGGACGTTCGTTCGCTGCTTTCCACATTGAGTGACAAGGAGCGGGAAATTATAGAGTTACGCTTTGGTCTTGAAGGAAAGAATCCAATGTCTCTCAAGGAGATCGGGGAACTGTACAACCTGACCAAGGAGAGAATCCGCCAGATTGAGAAGAAAGCAATCGAGAGATTGCGTAACCCCTCCCGATCAAAGATGGTTGAGAGTTATATCGCATAACAGCACCAAAAGGGTGTATCTATATATATTGGAAAAACCGGGCACAGGCTGTCCGGTTTTTTCCCTCTCTAGCCCAATCTGACAATAGGCTCGGATACGTGATTTCGACAACAAGAAACAGGAGATCGATTTACTCGGTCTCCTGTTTCTTGCTATTCCTGTAAATAGGTTGCTAGAATTCTGGACGATTGGATTTCCCCGTATACCCCATATTGTAGCTGATGGTAGCTGCACAACGCATAACCAACACAGCCATGGTCTCAGGCCTCATCTCTGGGTGCTGGGCCAGTACCCAGGAAGTAGATACTGCAGCAATGACCTGTCCACGGTAGTCGTGGATAGGGGCAGCCACACAGTTAATTGCAGGCTCCGCCTCCTGGTCATCAAGTGACCATCCCCTTCTTCTGCATTCACGAATGTCCTGGAGCAGACTCTCAATATTGGTATGGGTGTTTGGTCCTTGACGAGAGAAGGTTTCATGGGCAAGGAGAGCCCGAATTTCTTCGTCACCCAAACCCATCAACAAGGACTTTCCAAGTGATGTGCAATAGAGGGGTTTTCTCTGTCCCACGATAGCATACTTACGAAGGCTGTTGATTTGTTCCTTGCTATCCACATAGACCATCTTGTCCTCCTGTCGGATGGCAAGAAAGACCACATTGCCTGTAGAAACGGAAAGTTCGTCCATGGCAGGGGAGCTCTCAGTCTTCAGTTCAAGGTTGTTGAGATAGTTGCTGCAAAGAGCAATGAAACCAGGGCCAAGGCGATATCGGCCGGTATCTTCTGATTTTCTCACATATTCACGTTGAATGAGCACTCCGATGAGACGGTGTACCGTGCTTTTGGGGAGCTTGAGCATCTCAGAAATTTGAATCAGGTTGTAGCCGTTCTGCTCGTTTCCCAACAACTCCAAGATGTCAAAGGCTCGATCAAGTGATTGTACTTTCAATTCTGATGGCACCTCTCATCCTCCTTGTTATTTCAATATATTCCATTTATTTCCCCTTGACAAGAGAGGAAGGTGTCTTATAATGGAATTAGATTCCACGATGTGGAACAAAATTGGGAATATTGAGAAATATGTGTACATAATCATATATTAATTCTTCAATATGAAAAGCAGTTCCACGATATGGAACATAAATTTAGGAGGAAAGCATGAAAAAAACTGTGTGTTTGGTGCTTTGCATGTTGCTTGTGTTCTCTGCAGTCTTTGCACAAGGACAACAAGAGGCAGCAGGGGAGAAGACGTTTACTATGAAATTGGGGCACGCTTCAACAACAGAGTCAACAAGGCATAAGGCCCTGCTGGTTATGGAGGAGTATGTAGAGAAAGAATCTGATGGTCGCTTGCAGATAGAGATTTATCCAGCAGGAACCCTCGGAAACGAATCTGACATGATTGAGGCGATGAAACTCGGTACCCAGGAGATGTTTGTTGGTGGTGTCTTTGCTTCACAGACCCCGAAACTTGAGATTTTCCTGATGCCGTTCTTCTTCCCCACTCAGGCAGACCTGATGAAGGTTTCCCGCAGTGATTTCGGTGCAGAAATCATGGCAACCGCAGAAGAGTATGGGATCAAGATGTTGGCAGTTGGTGACGGTGGTTCCCGCCAGATTACCAATAACGTTCGTCCTATCAAGACCCCTGCTGACATGAAAGGCTTGAAGATCAGGACTCCACCGATTGAATCCATCATCAAGAGTATGGAAGCATTGGGTGCAAATCCTGTTTCCATTCCCTATGGAGACACTTACATGGCACTCAAGACCGGTGTTGCAGACGGTCAGGAAAACCCCTTGGCCAATATCGGCGACATGAAGTTCTTTGAGGTGCAGAAGTACATGACCATGATCGATTATCAATTCCATCCAGAGCCGATTGATGTGAACCTCGATGTCTGGAACTCCCTTCCCAGCGATCTGCAGGAAGTTCTTCAGGCTGGTGCATGGATCTATACCGATGAGCAGAACCGTCTTCGCCGCGAGCTCAACGAGTATTACTATGACATGATTGTTGATGGTGGTGTGACTGTCTATTCACCAAGTGATGCAGAAATCCAGAAGTTCATCGATGCTTGTCAGCCGGTATACTCCTATTTCGTAAATAAAGGTATCTTCACTCAGGCTGAACTGGATGAGATGCGCAGAATTGTCAACGAAACATGATGCTGTGGGCCCGTCTTCTTCGGGGGACGGGCAATCTATGTCTAAAGGATAAGTGTGGTTTTGTATGAAAAAACTCATTCTGGGAATCGATCGGTTCCTTTCAGTGGTAGGCATTGCCCTAACCGCAATTCTTGCAACAGGAGTAATCATCTCGGTGATACTCCGCTATGTGTTTTCTATTGCCTTCGTCCAGTCTGAGGAGTTGTTGACGATGGTCTTTGTGGCCACCACGTTTTTCGGGGCTGCCCTTGGTCTCAGGGAATCTGAGCATATTGCAGTTTCCAATTTTGTCTCGGCAATGCCTGCAAAGCCTCGTAAGGTTTTTGCTGTCATTGGGCAGGTAGTGATTATCGTGGTTTCCATGGGAATGATTTATTACAGTTACCGGATGATCATGAAGGTGGGGAAAGTTCCTTCACCCGCAACAGGGATACCTCGTGGGTACTACTACGCAATGATCCCCATTTCCTTTCTCTTCACCACCTTCTATGGTGTGGTGAATATTCTAAAAGAGTTTATTGACATCCCGCAGCCCGTGAAAGGGTACAAGGATGATTATGAATTGGGTATGTCTGATACCGAAGGAGGCGTATAATGGAACTTTCATTGATGTTTTTCGCCTTGATCGTCCTCCTCGTCATTGGTGTGCCGATTGCATATGCCATTGGAGCCTCTGGGATCATCTATATGCTCATGAGCAACCCGACGTTTCTCTTGACCTTTCCCCAGCGGGTATGGTCGGGAACTGAAAGTTTCATCATAGTTGCCATGCCGCTGTTCATGCTTACCGGGGAGTTGATGAACCACAGTGGGCTAACCAGGAGACTGATTGATTTTTCCATGCTTCTGGTGCGTCCTGTTCGTGGAGGACTCGGGGAAGTGAACGTTGTCGCATCGATGATATTCGGTGGTATCTCTGGTTCATCTGTTGCCGATACCTCCGCCCTCGGTTCCATTCTGATTCCAGATATGGTTAAAAAAGGATATCCAAAGGGGTTTTCAGCTGGTATCACGGTAGCTTCCTCGACCATTGGCATGATCATACCCCCTTCGGTACCCATGCTCATGTACGCCATGGTCAGTGGTGCCTCGGTAGGAAAGCTGTTTCTTGCAGGACTCATCCCTGGCATTTTGGTTGGTGCAACACAGTTGATCATGACCTTTGTGATCTCCAGGCGCAGGGGCTACCACCCTGAGAAGGAGAAAGTCGAGTGGAGACAGGCTTTGAAAGTGACCAAAGATGGATCGCTTGCCATTGTTATGCCTCTCTTGATCATCGTCAGCGTCTCCTTTGGTATTGCAACGGCTAGTGAATCGGCAGGTCTTGCTGTTCTCTATGCAACCATCCTTGGATTCTTTGTCTACAAGGAACTGAAGTGGTCTGAAGTGAAGAATGCATTGAAGAAGACCTTCATGATGTCCTCCTCGATCATGATCATAGGTGGATTTACCATGATCTTCACTTGGATTCTTGCTGTTGAGCAGGTTCCTGCAGCTATCGGCGCCTTCCTGATAGATTCAAATATCCCCGCTTGGATGGTGTTCCTGTTCCTGGATATCATCATCCTTCTGCTAGGTACCTTCCTTGATGTGACTCCCTGTATTCTCCTCATCAGTCCGATACTGCTACCTGTAATGCAGCAGTTCGGGATGAATGAATTGCAGTTCGGGGCTATCATCATCGTGGGCCTGGCAATCGGTTTGGTGACCCCGCCGGTAGGGATGTGTTTGAATGTGGCAAGCAAAATATGTAGAATGGATATTGTAAGCGTATTCAAGTCTGCCGCCCCATTTATCATCTGTAATGTGATAGTATTAGTGGGTATAACTTTTGTTCCCGCTTTGAGTTTGTGGTTGCCGTCCATCATCTAGATGGTGGTATTGATATAAGAAAAAAATTAATTGTAAGGAGTTACGATATGGATACAAGGTATTCGACTGGCAAAGAAGCATTCAAGCATATGACGACACAGGAGCTCAGGGATGAGTTCTTGGTTGACGGAATATTTCTCGCTGATGAGGTCAGTGGTGTCTATTCTCACATCGACAGGATTGTCACCATGGGTGCAATGCCGGTGAAAGGGGAGCTGGACCTGGAAAAGAACATCGATCCGATGAAGGATTTTGGTGTCGAGTACTTCCTGCAGCGCCGCGAGATTGGAATGATCAACATCGGTGGCGATGGCTACGTGGTGGCCGATGGCAAGCGCTATGACCTGGTGAGCCTTGATGGATTGTACCTGCCGATGGGAACAAAAAAGGTGACTCTTGGAAGCAATGACGGGAATAAGCCTGCAAAGTTCTATATGAGCAGTACTCCTGCACACCATGCATTTGAAGCAAAGCATATTGTCTTTGCTGATGCAAAGCATGTACCAGCAGGCAACAAGGCAGAGAGCAATGAACGGGTGATCAACCAGTATATTCACCCCGATGTATTGGATACCTGCCAGCTTTCCATGGGACTGACACAACTGAAAGAGGGCAGTGTTTGGAATACAATGCCGGTACATACGCATGAGAGAAGAATGGAAGTGTACTTCTACTTTGACATTGATGCAGAACAGACACTGTTCCACTTCTTTGGGGAACCGAGTGAGACAAGGCACATCATTGTGCACAACGAACAGGCTGTTATCAGCCCGTCTTGGTCGATCCACAGCGGAGTCGGTACAAGCAACTATACGTTCATCTGGTCAATGTGTGGTGAGAACAGAACCTACACTGACATGGACCATGTAGCAACGAAGGATTTGAGGTAAATTGTATGGGATATATTGAAAAACAGTTCTCCCTTGAGGGGAAGGTGGCCTGGGTGACCGGGGCAAGTTACGGCATCGGTTTTGCCATTGCAAGTGCCTATGCATCTGCTGGTGCGAAGATTGCGTTCAACGATATCAACCAGGATTTGGTGGACAAGGGCCTTGCTTCCTACAAGGAAGCAGGCATCGATGCCAAGGGCTATGTGTGTGATGTCACCGATGAGAAAGCGGTAGCTGAGACCACGGAGAAGATAATCAAAGATCTTGGAGCGGTTGACATCCTGGTAAACAATGCTGGGATTATCCGCCGTGTTCCGATGCACGAGATGAGTGCAGAGGAGTGGCGCAAGGTAATCGACATCGATCTGAACGCACCCTTCATCGTGAGCAAGGCTGTCCTTCCCGGGATGATGGAGAGAAAGAGCGGTAAGATCATAAATATCTGCTCAATGATGAGTGAGCTGGGCAGAGAGACTGTCGCAGCGTATGCTGCTGCAAAGGGTGGCCTGAAGATGTTGACAAGAAACATCTGCAGTGAGTACGGCAAGTACAACATCCAGTGCAACGGGATTGGACCTGGCTACATAGCAACCCCGCAGACCGCTCCTCTCAGGGAGCGACAGGCCGACGGTAGTCGTCACCCGTTTGACTCATTCATCGTAGCAAAGACACCTGCAGAGCGTTGGGGGACAACCGAGGATCTCACCGGTCCAGCCTTGTTCCTTGCCTCCGGTGCAAGTGATTTCGTGAATGGTCATGTCCTGTATGTCGATGGTGGCATTCTTGCCTATATTGGCAAACAGCCCTAATTAGTCCTTCTTTTTACTTTGCCCATATTCCCTTCAGGGGGTGTGGGTGATTTTTTTTGGCTTAAGGCTGAGATGATAAGTAATGATTGTTGCTATTTGTTGCAAAGATGAGGGATTCGATCAAATTTTAATTAGGAATTGCGTAAACGCGTAAAATTCAATTAAAAGCTGATAGGAACTAGCAAAATACGATTTGTCTTAGGATTTGCTCAATACCGAGTGCTAAGGCCAAATTGGAATAATGTTCCAAAAAGGATATTAACAAATATTTATCTAATAAGAAGTTGGAAGTACCCAAACTGCTTCTTTTACGCTCCGGATTCATTGACAGTCAGGAGCTAAGCAGGTAGGATTTGCACGTCTAGTAATAGTGAAAATTAAGAGGAGTCTTGTATGGCAACAAAGAACACAAAGTATGTCTATTTTTTTGGCTCCGGTAAGGCAGAAGGAACTGCCCAGATGAAGGATTTACTCGGAGGAAAGGGTGCAAACCTTGCCGAGATGACCAGCATTGGGCTTCCTGTCCCACCGGGCTTTACAATCAGCACTGAGGCTTGCGCCTTTTATAGTGCCAATAAAGGTACCTATCCTGAAGGATTGAGAGAAGAAGTGCTGGAACACCTTGCCAGACTCGAGAAGACGATGGGTGCAAAACTGGGTGACAATAATGATCCCTTGCTTGTCTCCGTAAGAAGTGGAGCTGCCCAGTCCATGCCAGGAATGATGGATACCATCCTCAACCTGGGACTTACCCCCGACTCCGTTCAGGGGTTGATCAAGAAAACAAACAACGAGAGATTTGCCTGGGACAGCTATCGCCGTTTCATGCAGATGTTCGGTGACGTTGTCATGGGGGTTCCCCATCATGAGTTCGAACGTGCACTGCAGGATGTGAAGGACACTCGTGGTATTGAACTCGATACCGACCTTGACAGCAAGGATCTGCAGGAAGTGATTGCCCGTTACCAGAGGCTGTACAAGCGCTTCACAGGTGAGGAGTTCCCCACCGATCCCCTCGACCAGTTGTTCAAGGCCATCAATGCAGTATTCAAGTCCTGGAACAATGAACGTGCAAACAAGTATCGCCAGATGAACGACATTCGAGGTCTCCTGGGTACTGCGGTAAACATCCAGAGCATGGTATTCGGCAACATGGGGGAGACCAGTGGTACTGGTGTAGCCTTCACCCGTGACCCCTCAACTGGTGAGAACCAGTTCTATGGTGAGTACCTGATGAATGCTCAGGGTGAGGATGTTGTTGCAGGTATCCGTACCCCACAGTCGATCTCTACGCTCAAGAAAGTCAATGAAAAGGTCTATGACCAGTTGGTTGATATCAGAGGCATCCTGGAAAAACACTACAAGGATATGCAGGATCTTGAGTTCACCATCCAGGAAGGCAAGCTGTACATGTTGCAGACCAGAAATGGTAAGAGAACCATTTTCAGCTGGTTGCGCACCCAGGTCGAGATGGTCGAGGAAGGCTTGATCGACAAGGAGACGGCCGTAAGTCGTGTCCCCTCTGGTGAGTTCGGCAAGTTGTTTGCCCCGATTCTCGACGGCAAGTACATCAGGGACAACTCCCTGGAGGTTGTCACTCGTGGTCTGAATGCCAGCCCCGGTGGTGCATGTGGCCAGATCTACTTCACTGCCGAGAGGGCAGAAGAGATGGCTGCAGAAGGGAAGGATGTCATTCTCGTGAGAACCGAGACCAGTCCTGAAGATATCGGCGGTATGGCTGTTGCAAAGGGAGTGGTCACCTGTCGTGGTGGTATGACCAGCCATGCAGCAGTAGTGGCTCGTGGTATGGGTTGTCCTTGTGTCAGTGGTGCTGGAGAGATTAAAATCAATGAACCCAAGCGTTTCCTGGAAGTGAACGGGACCAAGCTCAGTGAGGGTGATTTCATCTCCATCGATGGCTTCACTGGTGAAGTGTATGGTGCAAAGATACCTGTCCGTGCTTCCGAGATCGTCCAGGTGCTCAATGGTGCCATGAAAGAGAGTGAGTCAATCCTGTACAAGGATTACAAGGCTTTCATGGGATTCGTCCAGGACCTGAAGGAACTGGGTGTGTACACCAATGCCGATACACCGCATGATGCACAGATGGCTGTTGCTTTCGGTGCTGAAGGCATCGGACTCTGCCGAACAGAACACATGTTCTTTGGTGGTGACAGGATCATGTCGATCAGAAAGATGATTCTTGCCAACAATATAGTGGAAAGAGAGAAAGCGCTTGCTGAATTGCTTCCCATGCAGAGGAGTGACTTTGAGGAGATCTTCCTTGCACTTGATGGCCGACCGGCTACCATCCGCTTGCTTGATCCCCCGTTGCATGAGTTCCTTCCCAATGACCATACCAGCAGGCATGAACTTGCCTTGCAGATGGGTATCACGGTTGAGGAAGTAGCACAGAAGTCATCTGCCTTGCATGAGTTCAACCCGATGCTTGGTTTCCGTGGTTGTCGTCTTGCGATCATCTATCCTGAGATTCTGAGAATGCAGGTAAGGGCGATCATCGAGGCTGCGATCAACGTGAAGCGCAAGGGAGTGGAAGTACTGCCTGAGATCATGATCCCGTTGGTAGGCAACTACAAGGAGTTTGTGTTCACCAAGAAACATGCCCTCGAGGTAATCGAGAGAATCTTCACTGAACAGTCTCTCAAGGTGCATTACAAGATCGGTACCATGATTGAGGTTCCTCGTGCTGCCATCACCGCAGACGAGATCGCCAAGGAAGCAGAGTTCTTCAGTTTCGGTACCAATGACCTGACCCAGCTTACCTGTGGATTCAGTCGTGATGATGCGGCTTCTTTCCTCGGTGCATATGTCAATGATGCTGACAAGCAGTTCTATGAGTATGACCCGTTTGCCACCCTCGATGTGAATGGCGTGGGCAAGCTCGTGGAGATGGCCGTCAAGCTTGGTCGATCTGCTAACCCCTCTATCAAGTTGGGTATCTGTGGTGAGCATGGTGGAGACCCGAAGACCATTGCCTTCTGTAACAAGGTTGGCCTTGATTATGTCTCTTGTTCTCCGTTCCGTGTTCCCATTGCCCGTCTTGCTGCAGCACAGGCTGTGATTGAGGCAAAGAAGAAGGCATAAGAGCTTTATTCATGTCAATTTGTATACCTCCCATTGGATTTGTTCCGGTGGGAGGTTCTTAGAATAAGCTCCTCATCTCCTTATCCTTAGCAGGTGAATCACTTTTTACAAAATCTGTAATAACTCTATAAATTCATTAAAATCTCATAAAATTTACAATTAGATTAGTCATGCAGAAATGATATTTGAAAAAACAAATGAAATAATCAGATTCCTGCTATTGCAAGCAGAATACAACCATAGTATTTGTTGATATTCGGTAAAATTTATCTTGTAAATAGTATGTCCTGAAAGCAATAATGTTTACATATGTATTCATTTTGGAGGGCTTGTATGAAAAGACTGACTGTGTTTTTGTTGGTGCTCCTTTTTGCTTCTTCCTTCATGTTTGCCAATGGTTCTTCCGAACAAGCAAGTGATGTCAAAGAAGTGGTAATTGGAGTGTTCGAGCCTCAAACCGGAGAGAATGGTGGAGGAGGGTATCAGGAAGTACTGGGAATGCGGTATGCGAATGAAGTCTATCCCACCGTGCAAATCAATGGGGAGACCTACAATGTTAGACTTGTGGAAGCTGATAATAAGTCTGACAAGACAGAAGCAGTTACTGCTGCTCAGAGTCTGATTTCCAGTGGAGCTTCTGTGATTCTCGGGTCCTATGGGTCTGGAGTTTCCATTGCCGCTGGAGATATTTTCCTTGACAACCAAGTACCTGCTATTGGCGCCTCTTGTACCAATCCACAGGTAACCTTGGGTAATGACTACTATTTCCGTGTATGCTTTCTTGATCCCTTCCAGGGGACGGTGATGGCCAACTATGCTTGGCAAGAAGGCGCGAAGAAAGCGGCGGTCATCACGCAATTGGGTGATGATTATTCATCCGGTCTTGGTAACTTCTTCAGTAGGGCCTTCTCTGGTCTTGGTGGTCAGGTTGTGAGTGAACAACGGTTCCAGACCAATACCACAGACTTCAAGTCAATTCTTACAAATATCAAGGCAGCTGACCCTGATGTAATCTTTGCCCCTTCTTCCATTGCTACTGCTCCGCTCATCATTAAGCAGGCAAGAGAGCTCGGCATTACCGCAAAGATCATGGCAGGCGATACCTGGGAAAATTCATCAATCATTGAAAATGCAGGTTCAAGTGCAGAAGGTGTTGCGCTCTCCACATTCTTTGATGATGCTGACCCAGCTACCGATGAAGCAGCAAAGTTTATCGAGGGTTTCAAGAAATACTTGGTTGCAAACAAGCAACCCGATATCATTCCAGCTGTTTCCGCTCTTGGCTATGATGCGTATATAACTGCAATCAAAGCCATAGAAGCAGCCAACTCAACAAAAGGACCTGCCATTCGTTCTGCTTTGGTAGACGTGGATGTTGAAGGTGTTACAGGGCGAATCGTATTCAATGAAAATGGTGATGCTAATAAAGATATGGCATTCATCAAGGTAGTTGAAAACGGGCAGTTCAAGTTCTTGAAAACTGTCAGTATCGCAAAGTAATGATTCGTTCTCTTGGCCGGAAACCAATTTCCGGCCAAACCCTTTTTTCGATGCCCGTTTTCTCATTTTACCAGCAACTTTCAGTTGCCTAGCTTGGACATGGAGAACAGCTGATGAGTATGACGACTATCCTGCAGCATTGCTTGACGGGAATTTCTCTTGGAGGTGCATACGCCTTGATAGCCATTGGCTATACCTTGGTATATGGCATTCTCCGATTAATCAATTTCGCCCATGGGGATATCTTCATGATGGCCGGGTATTTTATGATTTTTGCCTTGGCAAGTTTTCCATGGCCTATCGCCATCATAATAACCTTGACAGTTACAACCCTCATGGGTATTGGTATCGAACGTGCTGCCTACAAACCCCTGAGAAGTGCTCCCAGGATGTCAATCATGATAAGTGCCATAGGAGTATCGTATCTTCTTCAGAATGTATCGACGTACCTCTTTACCGCAATCCCAAGGGGATATCCCGAAATTCCTTTTCTTAAGCGTATATTCCAGTTGGGAACACTTAGTGCATCCCTGGTAACGTTGCTCACTCCCGTACTTACGTTGTTTTTGGTGATCATCCTCATGATTTTGGTCAATAAGACAAAGACTGGTATGGCTATGAGGGCTGTAAGTAAGGATTTTGAGACTGCTAAACTGATGGGTATCAATATCAACAGGATTATTTCAGTAACTTTTGCCATTGGTTCATTTTTGGCTGGTGTAGGGTCAATTCTCTATTTTACCGATCGTATGTCGGTAACTCCTTTCTCTGGTACACTCCCGGGTCTTAAATGCTTTGTTGCAGCAGTATTCGGGGGTATCGGCAATATTCCAGGGGCGGTGATAGGAGGATTCTTCATAGGAATTGTTGAAACATTGCTCGTTGCCTTGGGATACTCCACCTATTCGGATGCCTTCACATTTCTTTTGTTGATTGTGATGTTGCTCGTACGACCGACCGGTTTGTTCGGCGAAAAAACAGTGGAGAAAGTATGATGAAAATTCGTCGGAACCAGATCCTTACATTGGTAACATTGGTGTTAATAACACTATTTCTATACTGGCTGGATGCACACCGATTGCAGAATGGTATGTTGGTCTCAGTTCTTACCAAAGCTGTGATTCTTTCCCTTGTTGCTGTTTCCATGAACCTTCTCAATGGCTTTACTGGTTTGTTCAGCTTGGGGCAGGCAGGATTCATGTCCATTGGTGCGTATACTACTGCAATACTCTTGATTCCCGTGAAGAATCTGGATGGGGTCTATTACATGAATGGGGTGCATCCTGCAATCAGGGCTGTGAAGGAACTGATGGCTGCAAGCCCTGCTTCATTACAGATTCTCTACCCATTCATTGCTCTGCTGTTGGGCGGTCTGTTGGCTGCCTTTGCTGCAGCACTGGTGGGGATTGCAGTGCTGAGATTGAAAAGTGATTATCTGGCAATAGCAACCCTTGGACTGTCTGAGATTGTAAGGGCGATTTTTTCATCACCACAGTTTGACCAGATAACAAACGGATCATATGGATTGAACAAGATTCCAAATTTTCCAGCTATGCTCTGGGGGCTCGTCCCGTCCTTGATCACCCCGTTCGTCGTAGTGGCTTTTTGTATTATTTTCATGGTGATGCTTATCAAGTCCTCATATGGTCGTGCTTTCAAGGCCATCAGGGAGGATGAGATTGCTGCAGAAGCGATGGGTATAAACCTATTCAAGCATAAGGAGATGAGTTTTATCATCAGCTCCTTCTTTTCAGCAATCGCTGGTGGCCTTCTGGCGATGTACATGCGGTCCATCGAAGCCAAGACCTTCTCCATTACCTTGACCTACGACATTTTACTTATCGTGGTAATCGGTGGTATCGGGAGTGTTTCTGGTTCAATACTCAGTGCCTTCCTGGTAACTGCGGCCAAAGAGTGGTGGTTACGCTTCTTTGACCAACCGCTGGTCATTGGTGGATGGCAGGTTCCTCTGTTTAAAACTGGCTTCAGAATGGTGATATTCTCCTTCTTGTTGATGATGGTAGTGCTTATCTATCGCAGGGGATTGATGGGTTCCAATGAGTTTAGTTGGGATCGTTTGTTTTCCAGGTTCAGCAAGAAATCACGTACCGGAGGGAATTTGAAATGAACGATGTGGTCTTGAGGACTGAACATATAACGATGCAGTTTGGCGGAGTTGTGGCTGTTGACGATCTCTCTATTGAAATCCAGAAAGAGAGAATCACTGCGCTCATCGGACCAAATGGAGCAGGAAAGACTACCGCTTTCAACGTAATAACAGGAGGCTATCAACCTACGAATGGAAGGGT containing:
- the ppdK gene encoding pyruvate, phosphate dikinase, translating into MATKNTKYVYFFGSGKAEGTAQMKDLLGGKGANLAEMTSIGLPVPPGFTISTEACAFYSANKGTYPEGLREEVLEHLARLEKTMGAKLGDNNDPLLVSVRSGAAQSMPGMMDTILNLGLTPDSVQGLIKKTNNERFAWDSYRRFMQMFGDVVMGVPHHEFERALQDVKDTRGIELDTDLDSKDLQEVIARYQRLYKRFTGEEFPTDPLDQLFKAINAVFKSWNNERANKYRQMNDIRGLLGTAVNIQSMVFGNMGETSGTGVAFTRDPSTGENQFYGEYLMNAQGEDVVAGIRTPQSISTLKKVNEKVYDQLVDIRGILEKHYKDMQDLEFTIQEGKLYMLQTRNGKRTIFSWLRTQVEMVEEGLIDKETAVSRVPSGEFGKLFAPILDGKYIRDNSLEVVTRGLNASPGGACGQIYFTAERAEEMAAEGKDVILVRTETSPEDIGGMAVAKGVVTCRGGMTSHAAVVARGMGCPCVSGAGEIKINEPKRFLEVNGTKLSEGDFISIDGFTGEVYGAKIPVRASEIVQVLNGAMKESESILYKDYKAFMGFVQDLKELGVYTNADTPHDAQMAVAFGAEGIGLCRTEHMFFGGDRIMSIRKMILANNIVEREKALAELLPMQRSDFEEIFLALDGRPATIRLLDPPLHEFLPNDHTSRHELALQMGITVEEVAQKSSALHEFNPMLGFRGCRLAIIYPEILRMQVRAIIEAAINVKRKGVEVLPEIMIPLVGNYKEFVFTKKHALEVIERIFTEQSLKVHYKIGTMIEVPRAAITADEIAKEAEFFSFGTNDLTQLTCGFSRDDAASFLGAYVNDADKQFYEYDPFATLDVNGVGKLVEMAVKLGRSANPSIKLGICGEHGGDPKTIAFCNKVGLDYVSCSPFRVPIARLAAAQAVIEAKKKA
- a CDS encoding ABC transporter substrate-binding protein, yielding MKRLTVFLLVLLFASSFMFANGSSEQASDVKEVVIGVFEPQTGENGGGGYQEVLGMRYANEVYPTVQINGETYNVRLVEADNKSDKTEAVTAAQSLISSGASVILGSYGSGVSIAAGDIFLDNQVPAIGASCTNPQVTLGNDYYFRVCFLDPFQGTVMANYAWQEGAKKAAVITQLGDDYSSGLGNFFSRAFSGLGGQVVSEQRFQTNTTDFKSILTNIKAADPDVIFAPSSIATAPLIIKQARELGITAKIMAGDTWENSSIIENAGSSAEGVALSTFFDDADPATDEAAKFIEGFKKYLVANKQPDIIPAVSALGYDAYITAIKAIEAANSTKGPAIRSALVDVDVEGVTGRIVFNENGDANKDMAFIKVVENGQFKFLKTVSIAK
- a CDS encoding branched-chain amino acid ABC transporter permease, with the translated sequence MSMTTILQHCLTGISLGGAYALIAIGYTLVYGILRLINFAHGDIFMMAGYFMIFALASFPWPIAIIITLTVTTLMGIGIERAAYKPLRSAPRMSIMISAIGVSYLLQNVSTYLFTAIPRGYPEIPFLKRIFQLGTLSASLVTLLTPVLTLFLVIILMILVNKTKTGMAMRAVSKDFETAKLMGININRIISVTFAIGSFLAGVGSILYFTDRMSVTPFSGTLPGLKCFVAAVFGGIGNIPGAVIGGFFIGIVETLLVALGYSTYSDAFTFLLLIVMLLVRPTGLFGEKTVEKV
- a CDS encoding branched-chain amino acid ABC transporter permease, whose product is MMKIRRNQILTLVTLVLITLFLYWLDAHRLQNGMLVSVLTKAVILSLVAVSMNLLNGFTGLFSLGQAGFMSIGAYTTAILLIPVKNLDGVYYMNGVHPAIRAVKELMAASPASLQILYPFIALLLGGLLAAFAAALVGIAVLRLKSDYLAIATLGLSEIVRAIFSSPQFDQITNGSYGLNKIPNFPAMLWGLVPSLITPFVVVAFCIIFMVMLIKSSYGRAFKAIREDEIAAEAMGINLFKHKEMSFIISSFFSAIAGGLLAMYMRSIEAKTFSITLTYDILLIVVIGGIGSVSGSILSAFLVTAAKEWWLRFFDQPLVIGGWQVPLFKTGFRMVIFSFLLMMVVLIYRRGLMGSNEFSWDRLFSRFSKKSRTGGNLK